One Primulina huaijiensis isolate GDHJ02 chromosome 8, ASM1229523v2, whole genome shotgun sequence genomic region harbors:
- the LOC140982199 gene encoding GRF1-interacting factor 1-like isoform X1 codes for MQMHPMMAAYYPSNVTTDHIQQYLDENKSLILKIVESQNSGKLSECAENQARLQRNLMYLAAIADSQPQQPTMHSQYSAGGIMQPSAHYLQQQQAQQMTPQSLMAARSSLLYGQQQYPTLQQQALHSQLGMSSAGSSGLMLQGEPHTTVGLGSLGGGFPDFSRGSGSDNLLATGRALAVGSKQEIGSHLSAEGRGGDGGDTIYLKSSDDGN; via the exons ATGCAGATGCATCCCATGATGGCAGCCTATTACCCCAGCAACGTCACTACTGATCATATTCAACAG TATCTGGATGAAAACAAATCACTGATTCTAAAAATTGTCGAGAGCCAAAATTCTGGAAAGTTGAGTGAGTGTGCAGA GAACCAAGCCCGGCTGCAGAGGAACTTGATGTATCTCGCTGCCATAGCGGATTCACAACCTCAACAACCAACCATGCACTCTCAG TATTCTGCTGGTGGGATCATGCAGCCTAGTGCACATTACCTGCAGCAGCAGCAAGCTCAACAAATGACGCCACAATCTCTCATGGCTGCACGCTCCTCGTTACTTTATGGGCAACAGCAGTATCCCACCCTTCAACAGCAGGCCTTGCACAGCCAACTCGGTATGAGCTCTGCAGGAAGCAGCGGTCTTATGCTCCAAGGTGAGCCCCATACCACTGTTGGCCTTGGCAGCCTTGGTGGAGGGTTTCCGGATTTCAGCCGTGGCAGTGGTAGTGATAACCTGCTAGCCACTGGACGTGCTCTCGCCGTTGGTAGCAAGCAAGAAATTGGGAGCCATTTGTCAGCCGAAGGGCGCGGAGGAGATGGGGGTGATACCATTTACTTGAAAAGTTCTGATGATGGAAATTAA
- the LOC140982199 gene encoding GRF-interacting factor 1-like isoform X2, whose protein sequence is MYLAAIADSQPQQPTMHSQYSAGGIMQPSAHYLQQQQAQQMTPQSLMAARSSLLYGQQQYPTLQQQALHSQLGMSSAGSSGLMLQGEPHTTVGLGSLGGGFPDFSRGSGSDNLLATGRALAVGSKQEIGSHLSAEGRGGDGGDTIYLKSSDDGN, encoded by the exons ATGTATCTCGCTGCCATAGCGGATTCACAACCTCAACAACCAACCATGCACTCTCAG TATTCTGCTGGTGGGATCATGCAGCCTAGTGCACATTACCTGCAGCAGCAGCAAGCTCAACAAATGACGCCACAATCTCTCATGGCTGCACGCTCCTCGTTACTTTATGGGCAACAGCAGTATCCCACCCTTCAACAGCAGGCCTTGCACAGCCAACTCGGTATGAGCTCTGCAGGAAGCAGCGGTCTTATGCTCCAAGGTGAGCCCCATACCACTGTTGGCCTTGGCAGCCTTGGTGGAGGGTTTCCGGATTTCAGCCGTGGCAGTGGTAGTGATAACCTGCTAGCCACTGGACGTGCTCTCGCCGTTGGTAGCAAGCAAGAAATTGGGAGCCATTTGTCAGCCGAAGGGCGCGGAGGAGATGGGGGTGATACCATTTACTTGAAAAGTTCTGATGATGGAAATTAA
- the LOC140982351 gene encoding GDSL esterase/lipase At5g33370-like: MSPHYRILLALFLATLLGVKRVEARAFFVFGDSLVDSGNNNYLATTARADAPPYGLDYPTHRPSGRFSNGFIIPDLISQKIGGRESPLPYLSPELNGERLLVGANFASAGVGILNDTGVQFVNIIRIGQQLAYFQQYQERVARFIGAFETKRLVNQALILITLGGNDFVNNYYLVPVSARSRQFAIQDYVPFIISEYKKILLRLYELGARRVLVTGTGPLGCVPAELAMRGRNGECSVELQRAASLFNPQLNQMILRLNSEIGATVFIASNTQVTHYDFFSNPEAFGFITSKVACCGQGPFNGLGLCTPVSNLCPNRDIFLFWDAFHPSERANRLIVNQMFSGTVEYMNPMNLSTIMALDAQT, from the exons ATGTCTCCACATTATAGGATTCTTTTGGCCTTATTTTTAGCTACATTGCTTGGGGTCAAACGAGTCGAGGCTCGAGCTTTTTTCGTGTTTGGGGATTCGCTTGTGGACAGTGGGAACAATAACTACTTAGCTACTACCGCTCGCGCGGATGCACCTCCATACGGCCTCGATTACCCGACGCATCGGCCGAGCGGGCGTTTCTCCAATGGTTTTATTATCCCGGATCTTATCA GTCAGAAAATTGGTGGTAGAGAATCACCGTTGCCATACCTGAGTCCGGAGCTGAACGGAGAAAGGCTATTGGTGGGAGCCAACTTTGCCTCGGCTGGGGTTGGAATTCTTAATGACACTGGCGTACAATTT GTGAACATAATAAGGATTGGCCAACAATTGGCTTATTTCCAGCAATATCAAGAAAGGGTGGCTAGATTCATCGGAGCATTCGAGACGAAAAGACTCGTGAATCAAGCATTGATTCTCATCACACTAGGAGGCAACGATTTTGTCAATAACTATTATTTAGTCCCTGTCTCAGCAAGATCTCGACAATTTGCTATTCAAGATTATGTGCCCTTTATCATCTCCGAATACAAAAAGATTTTGCTG AGACTTTATGAACTAGGAGCTCGACGAGTCTTGGTGACGGGGACAGGGCCGCTAGGCTGCGTTCCTGCGGAACTAGCGATGCGAGGTAGAAACGGTGAATGCTCAGTTGAACTCCAACGAGCAGCATCGCTGTTTAATCCACAGCTCAACCAAATGATATTAAGGTTGAATAGTGAAATAGGTGCAACCGTCTTCATTGCTTCCAATACACAAGTGACCCACTATGATTTCTTCAGCAATCCTGAAGCATTTG GATTTATTACCTCTAAGGTGGCATGTTGTGGACAAGGGCCATTCAATGGATTAGGACTATGCACACCAGTATCTAACTTGTGCCCCAACAGAGACATTTTTTTATTCTGGGATGCATTCCATCCATCCGAAAGGGCTAACCGATTGATCGTCAATCAGATGTTCTCGGGCACGGTCGAATACATGAACCCTATGAACCTCAGCACCATTATGGCTTTAGATGCTCAGACATAA